A single region of the Oncorhynchus keta strain PuntledgeMale-10-30-2019 chromosome 4, Oket_V2, whole genome shotgun sequence genome encodes:
- the LOC118371560 gene encoding polyadenylate-binding protein 2-B-like isoform X2, producing MAEFGNGMDSGMTEESLLDSDPGHPELEDPGVGDEEPGLEEGEAAIEDPELEAIKARVREMEEEAEKLKELQNEVEKQMNLSPPPAGPVIMSIEEKMEADARSIYVGNVDYGATAEELEAHFHGCGSVNRVTILCDKFTGHPKGFAYIEFSDKESVRTAMALDESLFRGRQIKVGVKRTNRPGISTTDRGFPRARFRSRGGNFNPSRARYYSGYTPPRGRGRAFRGRGRTTSWYSPY from the exons ATGGCGGAGTTCGGTAACGGAATGGACTCAGGGATGACGGAAGAATCCCTGCTGGACTCAGACCCAGGGCACCCAGAACTAGAAGACCCGGGTGTTGGCGATGAGGAACCGGGattagaggagggagaggccGCGATCGAGGACCCG gAGCTGGAGGCGATCAAAGCTCGGGTgcgagagatggaggaggaagcaGAAAAGCTGAAGGAGTTACAGAACGAGGTGGAGAAACAGATGAATCTTAGCCCTCCACCAG CCGGTCCCGTCATCATGTCCATCGAGGAGAAAATGGAAGCTGACGCGAGATCTATCTATGTTGGAAAC GTTGATTACGGCGCCACGGCGGAGGAGCTAGAAGCCCACTTTCACGGTTGTGGCTCCGTCAACAGAGTCACCATCCTGTGTGACAAGTTCACAGGGCATCCCAAAGG GTTTGCCTATATCGAGTTTTCAGACAAGGAGTCTGTGAGGACGGCCATGGCATTGGACGAGTCTCTGTTCAGAGGAAGGCAGATTAAG GTGGGTGTGAAGAGAACAAACAGGCCAGGTATCAGCACCACAGACCGCGGGTTTCCTCGGGCCCGCTTCCGCTCACGAGGAGGGAACTTTAACCCGTCGCGCGCACGTTACTACAGTGGCTACACACCGCCCAGGGGCAGAGGACGGGCCTTCAG